The Alteromonas mediterranea DE genome contains the following window.
ATTCGCGGTTTACACGTAGAGAAAGCTTTAGAAGTTCTTGCGTACAGCCCGAAGAAAAGCGCAGCGCTAGTAAAGAAAGTTTTGGAATCTGCGATTGCTAACGCAGAGCACAACGAAGGCGCGGACATCGACGAGCTAGTCGTTGCCAAGGTTTTCGTTGACGAAGGTCCAACTATGAAACGCATCAAGCCACGTGCTAAAGGCCGTGCTGATCGTATCTTTAAGCGCAGCAGTCACATCACTGTGGTTGTAGCGGATAACTAGGAGTAGATAATGGGACAGAAGGTACATCCTACAGGTATACGCCTGGGTATCAGCAAACCATGGACTTCTACCTGGTACGCTAATACTGCAGACTATGCAGACAACCTGTATAACGATCATCAGGTACGTCAGTATCTGACTAAACAACTTAAGAACGCTTCACTTTCTAAAATCGTGATCGAGCGTCCTGCTAAGAGCATCCGTGTGACTATTCACACTGCTCGTCCAGGCGTAGTAATCGGTAAGAAAGGTGAAGACGTAGAGAAGTTGCGTAACTACGTATCTAAGCTAGCCGGTGTGCCAGCTCAGATCAACATCGCTGAAGTACGTAAGCCAGAGCTAGATGGTCAGTTAGTAGCTGACAGCATCTCTAGCCAGCTAGAGCGTCGTGTTATGTTCCGTCGTGCTATGAAGCGCGCAGTTCAAAACGCAATGCGTCTAGGCGCGAAAGGTATTAAAGTTGAAGTTAGCGGCCGTTTGGGCGGTGCAGAGATTGCACGTTCTGAATGGTACCGTGAAGGTCGCGTTCCTCTGCACACTTTCCGTGCGGACATCGATTACGCAACCTCTGAAGCGTCAACTACTTACGGTATCATCGGCGTTAAAGTATGGATCTTCAAAGGTGAAGTTCTAGGTGGTCTACCTACAACTCAAGAGCAAGCACCAGCTGCTCAACCTAAGAAGAAAGGCCGCAACGCTAAGCGAGAGGGCTAATCATGTTACAACCAAAACGCATGAAGTTCCGTAAGATGCACAAAGGCCGCAACCGCGGCTTCGCAGCGGGTAGCACTGTTGCCTTTGGTACTTACGGCCTTAAAGCAGTTGGTCGTGGTCGAATGACTGCGCGCCAAATCGAAGCAGCGCGTCGTGCTATGACTCGTCACGTTAAGCGTCAAGGTAAAATTTGGATTCGAGTTTTCCCTGACAAGCCAATTACTGAGAAGCCTCTTGAAGTGCGTCAAGGTAAAGGTAAAGGTAACGTTGAGTACTGGGTATGCCAAATTCAGCCTGGTCGTGTTCTTTACGAGATGGAAGGTGTTCCTGAAAATCTTGCACGCGAAGCGTTTGAATTGGCAGCGGCTAAACTGCCATTTAAAACAACCTTTGTAACTCGGACGGTGATGTAATGAAAGCGACTGAACTGAAAGACAAAAGCGTAGAAGAGCTGAACGCAGAGTTGATTAACCTGCTACGCGAACAGTTCAACCTACGCATGCAGCACACAACAGGTCAGCTTGAAAAAACTGATCAGTTGAGAAAAGTACGTCGTAACATCGCGCGTGTTAAAACCATTCTGACTCAAAAGGCTGATGCGTAATGACTGAGCAAAAAATTCGTACAGTACAAGGTCGTGTGGTTAGCAACA
Protein-coding sequences here:
- the rplV gene encoding 50S ribosomal protein L22 → MEALAKHRFARTSAQKARLVADQIRGLHVEKALEVLAYSPKKSAALVKKVLESAIANAEHNEGADIDELVVAKVFVDEGPTMKRIKPRAKGRADRIFKRSSHITVVVADN
- the rpsC gene encoding 30S ribosomal protein S3, with the protein product MGQKVHPTGIRLGISKPWTSTWYANTADYADNLYNDHQVRQYLTKQLKNASLSKIVIERPAKSIRVTIHTARPGVVIGKKGEDVEKLRNYVSKLAGVPAQINIAEVRKPELDGQLVADSISSQLERRVMFRRAMKRAVQNAMRLGAKGIKVEVSGRLGGAEIARSEWYREGRVPLHTFRADIDYATSEASTTYGIIGVKVWIFKGEVLGGLPTTQEQAPAAQPKKKGRNAKREG
- the rplP gene encoding 50S ribosomal protein L16, translating into MLQPKRMKFRKMHKGRNRGFAAGSTVAFGTYGLKAVGRGRMTARQIEAARRAMTRHVKRQGKIWIRVFPDKPITEKPLEVRQGKGKGNVEYWVCQIQPGRVLYEMEGVPENLAREAFELAAAKLPFKTTFVTRTVM
- the rpmC gene encoding 50S ribosomal protein L29, which codes for MKATELKDKSVEELNAELINLLREQFNLRMQHTTGQLEKTDQLRKVRRNIARVKTILTQKADA